Proteins encoded in a region of the Thiovulum sp. ES genome:
- a CDS encoding ammonium transporter (PFAM: Ammonium Transporter Family; Methyl-accepting chemotaxis protein (MCP) signaling domain~TIGRFAM: ammonium transporter), which yields MKFLAITLSLSFPLFAENIQERMASYDELNLTWILISAALVLLMQAGFTAVETGMIRAKNSINVAIKNAIDLMFAIAIFFLVGYAFMFGDSVGGWIGFSHFALSDVTEEYDFAFFVFQAMFAGTAITIVSGAVAERMNFLGYIIAGVILIAFVYPVFGHWTWGGGWLSEMGFMDFAGSTIVHSIGAWAGLAATLIMGPRIGRFRKGKVVEIPSYNLSTVAVGIFILWFGWFGFNGGSTLGITDNVAKIILNTNISAAFGGVTAFFVSILLYGKPIVDKVMFGALAGLVGITAGCDVVSTGGAVGIGVLSGIAMYFGEYVLIKLKIDDPVSAIPVHGFAGAVGTITLAIFAPEDSLSTGGMWSQIYVQIFGVVTGFLWAFLIGIFIFTIFKGIGILRVSHKDEYIGLNASEHDAKLEFNDALKTINQIVASGDFSKRMKVEPNSEVAILARSFNELLNDIESSAKTMSKIANGDLAVEVIPRSQKDLLRNSLQNMILNMRNAIVEIQDGSETIQKNLANIQHSKNVFVDSNSQFMKGIDNITISLDNANLGEGSAVLHNDIQKGEKAIRQSIADIEGVNNSLEDIVSAIEKLNLKAKKVKETIGKLEEISDQSNLLALNAAVEAAHAGIHGKGFTVIADEVQHLAENSMVLTRDIGKIVDEMLKEADNTKVQTSEGQRRVIKLTKESKDSLSALDKISNLTSNTFAIISNILDLIKQQSRNRGESEHMLHTLSISLSQVMGRSTKLQNSVSHFKA from the coding sequence TTGAAATTTTTAGCAATTACACTTTCTCTTTCGTTTCCTCTTTTTGCGGAAAATATACAAGAAAGAATGGCATCTTATGATGAACTGAATTTGACTTGGATTCTCATTTCAGCTGCACTTGTTTTGCTTATGCAAGCAGGATTTACAGCTGTTGAAACAGGAATGATACGAGCGAAAAACAGTATTAATGTTGCGATAAAAAATGCGATTGACTTAATGTTTGCAATTGCAATTTTCTTTTTAGTCGGCTATGCATTTATGTTTGGTGATAGTGTTGGCGGGTGGATTGGATTTTCACATTTTGCACTTTCCGATGTAACAGAAGAGTATGATTTTGCATTTTTCGTATTTCAAGCAATGTTTGCGGGAACGGCAATTACAATTGTTTCAGGTGCAGTAGCGGAGAGAATGAATTTTCTCGGTTACATAATTGCAGGTGTGATTTTGATCGCATTTGTGTATCCAGTTTTTGGACACTGGACTTGGGGCGGAGGTTGGCTATCAGAAATGGGCTTTATGGATTTTGCGGGATCAACAATTGTGCATTCAATCGGTGCATGGGCAGGTCTTGCAGCAACTCTAATCATGGGACCTCGTATCGGTCGTTTCAGAAAAGGTAAAGTTGTTGAAATCCCAAGCTACAACCTTTCAACCGTTGCGGTCGGTATTTTCATTCTTTGGTTTGGATGGTTTGGATTTAACGGTGGTTCGACTCTTGGAATTACAGACAATGTCGCAAAAATTATCTTAAATACAAATATTTCCGCTGCATTTGGTGGAGTAACAGCATTTTTTGTCTCAATTCTTCTTTACGGAAAACCAATTGTAGATAAAGTTATGTTTGGTGCCTTAGCGGGACTTGTTGGAATTACGGCAGGTTGTGATGTTGTTTCAACTGGTGGAGCTGTTGGGATCGGTGTTCTTTCAGGAATCGCAATGTATTTTGGGGAATATGTTCTTATTAAATTAAAAATTGATGATCCAGTTTCGGCAATTCCAGTTCATGGTTTTGCGGGAGCGGTTGGGACAATTACATTAGCGATTTTTGCACCAGAAGATTCTCTTTCAACTGGTGGAATGTGGTCGCAAATCTATGTTCAAATTTTCGGAGTCGTAACGGGATTTCTTTGGGCTTTTCTTATTGGTATTTTCATTTTTACAATTTTCAAAGGAATAGGAATTCTTCGGGTTTCTCACAAAGATGAATATATTGGATTGAATGCTTCAGAACATGATGCAAAACTTGAATTTAATGATGCTCTCAAAACAATAAATCAGATTGTTGCTTCTGGAGATTTCTCAAAAAGAATGAAAGTTGAACCAAATAGTGAAGTTGCAATTCTTGCGAGAAGTTTTAACGAACTTTTGAATGACATTGAGAGTAGTGCAAAAACAATGTCAAAAATAGCAAATGGAGATTTAGCAGTCGAAGTTATTCCACGAAGTCAAAAAGACCTTTTGCGAAATTCTCTTCAAAATATGATTTTAAATATGAGAAATGCGATTGTTGAAATTCAGGATGGCTCTGAAACAATTCAGAAAAATTTGGCAAATATTCAACACTCAAAAAATGTTTTTGTCGATTCAAATTCTCAATTTATGAAAGGAATCGACAACATTACAATTAGTTTAGATAATGCGAATCTTGGAGAGGGAAGTGCTGTTTTGCACAACGACATTCAAAAAGGTGAAAAAGCAATTCGACAATCAATTGCGGATATTGAGGGAGTGAATAACTCTTTGGAAGATATTGTTTCTGCAATTGAGAAATTAAATTTAAAAGCAAAAAAAGTGAAAGAGACAATTGGAAAACTAGAAGAGATTTCAGACCAATCAAATTTACTTGCATTAAATGCTGCGGTTGAAGCTGCTCATGCTGGGATACATGGAAAAGGTTTCACTGTTATTGCTGATGAGGTTCAACATCTTGCAGAAAATTCTATGGTCTTGACAAGAGATATTGGAAAAATTGTTGATGAAATGCTCAAAGAAGCGGATAATACAAAAGTTCAAACAAGCGAAGGTCAAAGACGAGTTATAAAACTTACAAAAGAGTCAAAAGACTCCCTTTCGGCACTTGACAAAATTAGTAATTTGACATCAAATACTTTTGCAATTATTTCAAATATTCTTGATTTGATAAAACAACAGTCAAGAAATCGAGGTGAGTCTGAACATATGTTGCACACACTCTCAATTTCACTCTCTCAAGTTATGGGAAGATCAACAAAATTACAAAATAGTGTTTCGCACTTTAAAGCTTAA
- a CDS encoding hypothetical protein (PFAM: Metallo-beta-lactamase superfamily; RNA-metabolising metallo-beta-lactamase~TIGRFAM: conserved hypothetical protein), giving the protein MEEFEKKEHKDFDEIPNEKRGKRRPNNRGKKDRNSSFDPIANLTGQDYKVPFGAMDSTLRPFIEKNQRMHQRRLQSFNKLDFNTDAKIRITPLGGLGEVGGNLTVIETENEAILIDVGISFPTEDMHGVDILIPDFSYVRQIKNKIVAILITHGHEDHIGAVPYLFKELQVPIYGTPLPLAMILNKFQEHKMMQHKSFFRPVEKRQLLHIGNDFDVEWIHMTHSIIDASSLAIVTDAGTIIHTGDFKFDHTPIDGFPADIHRLAYYGERGVLALLSDSTNSHNSGATLSESIVSEAFEKIFVKEKGRIFMSTFSSNIHRVYQAIAVGLKYNRKICVIGRSMERNIETAINYDYIRLHEDSFIEPHELNKYRDNEILIVTTGSQGETNSALFKISKNEHRIVKIKPTDTVVLSARAIPGNEAGISKMMNYLEMLGAKVYNKTQNLHVSGHASQEEQKLMLRLIKPKFFLPVHGEYNHTNAHRETGIACGVLERNIFIMKDGDQIELHPKYLKKVRHVKTGKTFIDNQKNIKIDSDIVIDRQKLATDGIVVIVAQISGDDATVIGRPNVTSFGLVSDKMEKALSIEISGVIESFLSNLRDKFLDNPRSLENDLKGIVRKHLFRKYKKYPLIVPSVFIM; this is encoded by the coding sequence TTGGAAGAGTTCGAGAAAAAAGAACATAAAGACTTTGATGAAATTCCTAATGAAAAAAGAGGAAAACGAAGACCGAATAATAGAGGGAAAAAAGATAGAAATTCATCTTTTGATCCTATTGCAAATTTAACTGGACAAGATTATAAAGTGCCATTTGGTGCAATGGATTCAACACTTAGACCTTTTATTGAAAAAAATCAACGAATGCACCAGCGACGACTTCAAAGTTTTAATAAACTCGATTTCAACACAGATGCAAAAATCAGAATTACTCCACTTGGTGGTTTAGGTGAAGTTGGTGGAAATCTTACTGTTATTGAAACTGAAAATGAGGCAATTCTTATCGATGTAGGAATTAGTTTTCCAACTGAAGATATGCATGGTGTTGATATTCTTATTCCAGATTTTTCATATGTTCGGCAAATTAAAAACAAGATTGTCGCAATTTTAATTACCCACGGGCATGAAGATCATATTGGTGCTGTTCCCTATCTTTTTAAAGAGTTGCAAGTCCCTATTTATGGAACTCCTCTACCTCTTGCAATGATTTTGAATAAATTCCAAGAGCATAAAATGATGCAACACAAAAGTTTTTTCCGTCCAGTTGAAAAACGACAACTGCTCCATATTGGAAATGATTTTGATGTTGAGTGGATTCATATGACTCACTCAATTATTGATGCATCTTCACTCGCAATTGTTACAGATGCGGGAACAATTATCCATACTGGAGATTTTAAATTTGATCACACTCCAATTGATGGTTTTCCCGCAGATATTCACCGACTCGCATATTACGGAGAGCGAGGAGTTTTAGCTCTTCTTAGTGATTCTACAAATTCTCACAATTCTGGGGCTACTCTTTCAGAAAGTATTGTTTCGGAAGCTTTTGAGAAAATTTTTGTAAAAGAGAAAGGGCGAATTTTTATGTCCACTTTCTCTTCAAATATTCACCGAGTCTATCAAGCAATTGCTGTTGGTTTAAAATATAATCGAAAAATATGTGTCATTGGTCGTTCAATGGAGAGAAATATTGAGACTGCAATAAATTATGACTATATTCGACTTCATGAAGACTCTTTTATCGAACCGCATGAGTTGAATAAATATCGAGATAATGAAATCCTAATTGTTACAACTGGTTCGCAAGGTGAGACAAATTCAGCACTTTTCAAAATCTCAAAAAATGAACACAGAATTGTTAAAATTAAGCCGACTGATACAGTTGTGCTTTCTGCTCGTGCAATTCCAGGAAATGAGGCAGGTATCTCAAAAATGATGAACTATCTTGAGATGCTCGGTGCAAAAGTCTATAACAAAACTCAAAATCTTCATGTTTCTGGTCATGCCTCTCAAGAAGAACAGAAACTTATGTTACGACTCATTAAACCAAAATTTTTCCTTCCTGTTCATGGTGAATATAATCACACAAATGCACATCGTGAAACTGGTATTGCTTGTGGTGTTCTTGAACGAAATATCTTTATTATGAAAGATGGCGATCAAATTGAACTTCATCCAAAATATCTTAAAAAAGTTCGACATGTCAAAACTGGAAAAACTTTCATCGACAACCAGAAAAATATTAAAATTGACTCTGATATTGTCATTGACCGACAAAAATTAGCAACTGACGGAATTGTTGTTATTGTTGCTCAAATCTCTGGAGATGATGCCACTGTTATTGGCAGACCGAATGTAACAAGTTTTGGTTTGGTATCTGACAAAATGGAGAAAGCTCTCTCTATTGAAATTTCTGGAGTTATCGAAAGTTTCCTTAGTAATTTGCGAGATAAATTTTTAGATAATCCGCGATCTTTAGAGAATGATTTAAAAGGTATTGTTAGAAAACATCTTTTTAGAAAATATAAGAAGTATCCTCTTATCGTTCCTTCTGTTTTCATTATGTAG